A region from the Bacillus sp. 2205SS5-2 genome encodes:
- a CDS encoding tryptophan 2,3-dioxygenase family protein, producing MNPNITDYEKYIRTEDLLLLQKSADERSCHDELTFQVIHQISELHFKLILQSLHLTKEHIEKEEISEASAQLRRVQIHLKHLPHTFDIIKEISPRDYHKIRLALGKGSGQDSPGFNKILKLGPTLWEPFSALLQKHTVTVLELHKNPEEQYVLYELMKNLHEFDEKFQAYRYEHIQLVRRMIGLQTKSLKGIPAQALERGAKFEFFPVIWQAISELTDWTGSSYNPKPLP from the coding sequence ATGAATCCGAATATCACTGACTATGAAAAGTATATCCGTACTGAAGATCTCTTATTGTTGCAAAAATCAGCGGATGAACGCAGCTGTCATGATGAATTAACATTTCAAGTGATTCATCAAATTTCAGAGCTTCATTTTAAGCTAATTCTTCAGAGTCTTCATCTTACAAAAGAACATATAGAGAAAGAAGAAATAAGTGAAGCCTCAGCACAATTAAGAAGGGTGCAAATACATTTAAAGCATCTGCCACATACATTTGATATTATCAAAGAAATATCGCCAAGAGACTATCATAAAATTCGCCTCGCATTAGGAAAAGGGAGTGGACAAGACTCACCAGGTTTTAATAAAATATTAAAATTAGGTCCAACTCTTTGGGAACCATTTTCAGCACTTTTACAAAAGCATACGGTTACGGTTTTGGAATTGCATAAAAACCCTGAGGAGCAATATGTTTTATATGAGCTAATGAAGAATTTACACGAGTTTGACGAGAAATTCCAAGCTTATCGATATGAGCATATTCAGCTTGTTCGTCGAATGATTGGGTTGCAAACTAAAAGCTTGAAGGGGATTCCCGCTCAGGCACTTGAGAGAGGGGCTAAGTTTGAGTTTTTCCCTGTTATTTGGCAAGCCATTAGTGAGTTAACGGATTGGACGGGTTCCAGTTATAATCCAAAACCGCTTCCTTAG